Part of the Octopus bimaculoides isolate UCB-OBI-ISO-001 chromosome 18, ASM119413v2, whole genome shotgun sequence genome is shown below.
NNNNNNNNNNNNNNNNNNNNNNNNNNNNNNNNNNNNNNNNNNNNNNNNNNNNNNNNNNNNNNNNNNNNNNNNNNNNNNNNNNNNNNNNNNNNNNNNNNNNNNNNNNNNNNNNNNNNNNNNNNNNNNNNNNNNNNNNNNNNNNNNNNNNNNNNNNNNNNNNNNNNgagagagggagagagagtgagtgagagagagagagacccggcgttgcccggcttaacgaaaataatgaaatttaaaaacgccgtctagattacgcaggtctcaactgctagtagctgagataccagcTTTCTACGTAACTCtgcaactcatgccaacatggaacatagacgctaaatgaaatgtgaaaagaaagttttcaactcatatatgtatataaaggaaatACACGTTTGTCTAACTTATTTCTTAACcaaaaaacaggtacagattagaAGCAATGAAAGACCAtgcatagaatacacacacacacacaNNNNNNNNNNNNNNNNNNNNNNNNNNNNNNNNNNNNNNNNNNNNNNNNNNNNNNNNNNNNNNNNNNNNNNNNNNNNNNNNNNNNNNNNNGCGAATATATcacgttattgtttcacttttatacacacagatatacattcacgcatgtcagtcagaaagtgaaagtgtaatagtaatactttaacactcaatggttttacacttTTGTATATGTCATGTACATactattcatgtaagtgcttcttcatatactgtgttttctgtcttgccatgtttatcactgagaatgtaaaggttcttttcatctccagctctagaacatccaacatacagctgaccacgtgagaagcaaggttgaaggaggttaagtcccaccacctttagagattgaccttgtgctttgttgaTAGACATGGCAAAGCTAAGTTTGACAGGATACTGCAGTCTCCTGAACTGAAAGGGGAGATCATTTGAGATGATAGGTATCCTTGGAATGAAGATATTCTCACCTATCGTGTCGCCACGATGGAGAAGATGTTTCTCAGCTGCATAGGAGACTTGCACATTTGTGCCTCTGTCAGAGTGACTTTCCAGTGTGTATCATCTTCCTGAAGACCTCTGAGATGGCAAGCCTGGCGATATGTTTGACATACAGTGTTATCAACCATACGTAAGGCTGTAAATGATGTGGGTCCCTTGACATGGTGTAATAGGAGCCTTAGATAGTAGCATTCTGAGTAGTTGGGATGGACAACATAGATTCTGCCAAGTGTGTCTGATTTCTTGATTCCCGGATGATGAGTGGGCGCTTCAAGTGCAcatcttttccatttgttttggtACCGGGTATAGACGTGTGGAACTTCATTGTATAGCAGTTTTGTAGCAAATTCATCATTTTGACAGAGCTTGAAGAATGCTGTGAGTGTGGTATTTTTGGGAGCTTCCATTTGTAGTTGAACTGTGTCTGTTAGTGTGCTGTCTCTGAGGTGGAGGACAATGTCACGCTTGTCATGTTCTTGCCCAACCAGAAGCATAGCTATTTAATTTGCTGTTGGTACATTAAACCCCCCTCCATGTTGACCAGATGGTTTCTTGTCTGATCTGATAGCTACCTTGTAACCCAGGGAATCAGGTGAAATTTTTTCAAGTGCAGTCTTGAAGCTTCTGATCTGTTGATGTTATGCAGTATCTTTTGCAGAGACACTACAATGTTCATCCTGATGCCGGAAATGTTCTTTCACCTCACTTGCCCTTCTTGTAGAGAATcacccataaaatatatttgaaggaattttggtgattcatttgacagaagtagtagagagccaatccgatgataaatctgaccttggaccttgaaagtttgcatgaatcctgaaggctccaaatgatgtcatctgtagtgcagcattgcaccgtctaattttgttttggaagtgcttggaatcttgatCACTTGATGATGGAGTTGtagggagtttaacctttccaccactgcagcacagtgcaggtgtctctTCAGGCCATTTCCttactttacaatgtatgcactcagttgtcattgaaccaatggaaactctagtgtcatctgcataatgaactg
Proteins encoded:
- the LOC106876819 gene encoding uncharacterized protein LOC106876819 — its product is MLLVGQEHDKRDIVLHLRDSTLTDTVQLQMEAPKNTTLTAFFKLCQNDEFATKLLYNEVPHVYTRYQNKWKRCALEAPTHHPGIKKSDTLGRIYVVHPNYSECYYLRLLLHHVKGPTSFTALRMVDNTVCQTYRQACHLRGLQEDDTHWKVTLTEAQMCKSPMQLRNIFSIVATR